A region of Notolabrus celidotus isolate fNotCel1 chromosome 4, fNotCel1.pri, whole genome shotgun sequence DNA encodes the following proteins:
- the LOC117811636 gene encoding ubiquitin-conjugating enzyme E2 D4-like isoform X2: MALKRIRKELVDLQKDPPASCSAGPVGDDMFHWQATITGPNDSPYHGGVFFLSVHFPTDYPFKPPKVAFTTKIYHPNINSNGSICLDILRSQWSPALTVSKVLLSICSLLCDPNPDDPLVPDIANIYKSDRQKYNKLAREWTQTYAM; the protein is encoded by the exons ATGGCTTTAAAAAGAATAAGGAAG GAGTTGGTGGACTTGCAGAAGGATCCTCCAGCTTCATGTTCAGCTGGGCCTGTAGGGGATGACA tGTTCCACTGGCAAGCCACCATCACGGGACCG AATGACAGCCCATATCATGGAGGAgtattcttcctctctgtccatTTCCCCACTGACTATCCCTTTAAACCACCAAAG GTTGCcttcacaacaaaaatatatcacCCAAACATAAACAGCAATGGTAGCATCTGCCTTGACATCTTGAGGTCGCAGTGGTCACCTGCACTTACAGTATCGAAAG TGTTATTATCCATTTGCTCTTTGCTGTGTGACCCAAATCCGGATGACCCTCTTGTGCCGGACATTGCAAACATCTACAAGTCAGACAGACAAAA GTACAACAAACTAGCCAGAGAATGGACTCAGACCTACGCGATGTGA